ACAATTAAAATGAAGAAATCACTCGATctcaataaagaaaaaaatgaagaaatcaCTCGAAAACCTCACTCGCTAGAGTTGACAAGAACTCTAATGGAGTCTTTCACAAAAGGTACAAGAAAATCTATCACAAGATGTTCAACTACCCTTAACATCCTTATGCTTATTATTACCTAATATGTTTTAACTCAAAAGGAACTTTTATAGACTTTAAAATGtcatataagaaaaaaaaagttaaattccTCAAAATATCATGTGTCACAGTAGATCATCAGCAATATCGAGACCTGACTTGACTCTCTCAAACGAGCACACTACTGCTCATTCGAGCAAAGCAAACCAAACTCGCTAGAAGTTGCTCGAACAAACAACCACCCTACATATTTGAGCAACCCTCCTTGCTCTCTTTTTGGTTAATCAAAGCTTCCTCCTCATGGCACATCAAGGCATTTGCATCCTcttcacttctttcatcaaccCAAGTATAATTTTGACTTATATAATATTCGAACTCATCATCGATCACTTGTGACTTGTGATTGATTTGATTCTTGcaataataaattttgtgaataaAAAGAATAATCGAGTACGACAATGTTGATCTTAATTCTTAACAAGTTTttataacaaacaaaatcaaattaaatattcattatctttttttatttagtatCAATAACAAAACAGAAGACAAATATAAAGAAAAGAATGTTgttttgcttaaaaaaaaaaaaaaaaaaaaaccatattaaaaatatcaattCGTGGACGATGACTGGATGaatataacaaaacaaaacaaaaaaggtATCAAATCATGGATGTCATTTTCATTGGCTTCTTATTGGTTACTCTACATGTTGCATGTCCTTAATTTGTTCATTGATATAAGATTCATTAAGATTCAGTCCCACGGAAGATAACTTGATGTGTAcattcaaaatttcaaatgtGATTAGGGTAAACTAGCACTTGCTCAAAATAGTGGAGTATTTTATTTGATAGTGGAAAATTTCGTATTATATCAACATTACTTAAGTACCATTAAACAGAATTTATATgtagaatttatttttagtgaAATTTAAAAAGTTGAATATATGTAATTTTACTTTACGCTAGGAAAAacactatttaaaatattattttcagttAAATCTTTATAGCAAATATCATATTATAAGGAAGTATCTATGatttaataagtcattttaatataatccgatataatcaaaatgaaaaaacgatAAATGTTTAActctaataaaataataaacataaaaattcatatttcagaaaaataataataattaccttTTCAAAATATAAGGAGCCATCAAATTAAATCTTGTCTCGATAGAAATATATACTAGTTTTCTCGCCGCCTCTACCTTCTTTTCTCTCGACTTACTATGTAGCATATGCTAAGAAAATTATGAGGAACCATGTTTTACTCTCCTTTTGAGAAATATTTGGATGTtagctttaataattttttaattagcttttagcttgttgattagttaaacaacaaaaaaatatttaatgcataagtaaattttaagccgacttttgacttgttgatcaactttttctctaataaacagccaataacaaatatttaaaatttttaaacatttcCATAAATAGCTGGCTTTCTCAATTAGctaaaaaactaacaaaaacaACTAACATATTCAACTGATCAAACAAACCCAACTACAAAACTAACAAACAAACCTTCAAGTAAGATTTCTTCTTCGCCATCAACCACTCTCAGCAGACTTTAATTTGCAGGGTGTAGACATAAATGAAAGTGTCATTGAACAGTTCATTGATAAAGTTAAACAAACAATATATACagaaaaatataatctttttaatttattccaCGTTTCTCTTCCAAAATGTTtacattaaacaaaaactgCACAATTCTTACTATTTTCTCAAACATAAACAATCTAGAAACATTTAattaccaacatcaacatcaaaaacccactcaaaaaaaaagaacaaaaattgaaaaagattaACAACCCACATTTAAATCcctaatttctaatataatcTCAACCAGGAAAATGGTCAGAATATTAATTTCTAAGCAGCAGAAGGGGCAGTGATATAAGTAACAGCACCAGCTTGAGACAAAGCTTCTCTAAATGGCTTAATATGAAGAGCAGTACCAGTTTGAGTAGGAGGATCAAGTACAGGGTTATAGTCTAAAGTAGGATCATTGTAAATATCCCACCATTTCTTGACCAACATTTTAATGTCTTCCCTGTCCATATTCTCTTCTTTTCCAGTGTATCTCCATGGTTTAGAACCTGCTGCACAGTAGTGTACTACCTTAACCTTGTTTAGGTCTACCTTGTCTGGGTGCCTCCACAAGAAGGCTAACACTAGATTGTAATCTATTGGTAAGGCCTTGAATTTGTCCTTGAAGTACATGTTTAAAAAGTCCTGCACATTTGTAAATTTGATTAACATTTCTGCAATTTACCGGCCAATAGCCGACTTCTAagctaaaaatacaaattttgaCGTCCTTTCATGTGATGCTTAAAAAAGCTTAGTTTTTCTTTCACAAACACTCCGACAACCAACAAATAACTTTTATCAAACAGTTTTGTAACAATTAACTTAAACAGTTTGGCTAATAGCTAATGTCATCTGACAAACAAACTCTAAGGGGTGTTTGGTCAAATATCTAATTGGACAATTTTGGGGTATTTGACCAAATATCCTTTTCGACAACTTTAACCTGAACCTGATATTCACTCgataatttacaattatgtaaaagcCGATGtaagcgtaaaatccaatttTAAACCGATCTGAAACAACTGACCCGAAATCAACCCAATAACCTGAATAAACAcctttaattttaacttattttgatacaaatagaAAGCTGATGATCAAACCATCTAATGCAATATTTGGTAAACCCGATTAAAACAtcttattgatatgaataagggcTTAGCAACTTGTAATAGCGGATTCAATATCAACTGACCGgtcaaatattaaaatcaattggtCAAATCCAATATACTCAGCTATCAACTAATTGACAAACAACTCTAAATCTCTAAATGACATAAGTaggaaaaaataattgaaaaaaaaaagaagaaacttGAAGGTACCTGTTCAGCAAAGGAGGTGGGAGGAGTTTCTTTGAGAGTCTTCAGAAGATCATGATAAGTAGGAATACTAGGCTCATACACAAAGAATCCGGCATTAAAGTACAAAGAAGGCGGTGGGCCGAGCTCGGCGGTAGGCCATTGAACCTTCTCAGGGCACTGCTGACAGTATCCAATCTTGTACTGAGGTGTCTTACTCCATGAAGCCTCACAGAAACAGTCCATCACAGCATAGAAATAGCCATTTGGTAGATCAAATAGATGATCTATGTTTTCATACACTTGTATATCTCCATCTAAGTATATCAGCTTCTCATACTCCACGAACTGTCATTTTTATACCACAAAATTCCAACCAAATCAGcttcttttctatttttaattaaatgatttaTCTTATATCAAAAACTTAAATATATTATgcatattttataaatcaatcATTATATCTCGTAGGATATATACAACTTGTATTTCTtcgattatattttaatattcacaataaattttgctttaatttaatatttttcacatttgacttttcattgttattttccctgtcccatttattttgagaccaatttatatttatgattattaccCTTTATTTTAGATCATTTCATCTTTTCCTTTAATCTcttatacaaattaaaatttaattttaatctgagCCACCCATTTctttttatactaattatttatcttcattgttatatgattttttcattactatataattttaaaataatatctctttataattttaaaataatatctctTTATCTTATAATATATGAGCACATTGTAACTTTTTAAATTATacgttgatattaataataagtcTAACTTAACTTATTAATAATAAGTCTAACTTAACTTTATaagaataaatattttattagtttaagctctacatttatattaataataagtcCAACTTAACTTATTAATAATAAGTCTAACTTAACTTTATaagaataaatattttattagtttaagctctacatttatattaataataagtccaacttaactttataagaataaatattttattagtttaagctcactatataaatatatctcaCCATGATAATCTCAAATAAAACCCAGATCCATAGACCCTAAGGATAGACCCAAAAAATAGAGGCAAATTTAAAGCGGATCCAATAGTATTGTGAACCATAGCCatcgatttttttaaaaaaatttctacaCGTAAAAAACCCAAAATCCATAATTAGTTTCACTAGAAATAATTAGGAATTTTCAAGCCTACTCAAAATccgaataaaaaaaagaaaaaactattCCTTATATGATAACCAGATACCAGGTGTTATAACACAAGTATAATCAAAGACACGTGCAAATTCAAGAGACTTCTTAAACAAAAAACGGTGAAAATAATGATATAGAAAAGAAAAGTACAGTACCTCCCAAATACGAAGTTTAGAGTAATTAATGACGTAATAAGCATGAGCAAACTGGGTATTATTTTCGGGCGGGTAAACGGGTTCAATTTCCCGAACAATACACCCCTGAGATATTAATATCCTACGGTGCTCCTCAGGAACATCAGGTAGTACCGCCACAATCAAAGGGTAAGCAGACTTCACTTTTCTTAACCCTTTGATCAACCCCACTACTCCTTTCACATAATCTCCATTACCAGCTAAAAATGTTACGTACGCTCTACTGGGTAGACTCACCGATTTTGTTGTGTAACTCAATGAGTCAACTACAGTAGTATTCTTCACTATCTCTGGAGCCATTTCTTAATTAATTCTTAGaagtttttgttgttttttagtgtttttattttgttggtttaatttgttttgatttagtttttgGTGATGGAAAATTGTGGAGGACTGGTTTATATAGAAATGGAGATAGAAACGGGTTGGTGGTAGAAATTGGATGGATGGGTGACACGTATGGGTTAGGAAAGATCGAACGGTGGGCTCGACGTTGGTGAAGGTTCTGGACTGGGTCCCACTCTTCTGCATATTTTGGAGTTTGGAAGGAGCTAGAAGGGAGGAGGAGGTTGTGAATGTGATGTATATATAACTAATAAGtcaaattagttttttaattgatgaatttAATTACGGTAagctttatttaattataattgtaTTCATGGACTCCTAAATATCTCCATATTTTTGGTAGGGAAGTATTCATAGGATTTTGGACAACAACGTAAACGAAATCAAACTAAAAATAGAAGTGctaattgattttggtttttagttttattggcttatttaatatttcttgttataaaatacttgttatattagATTTTGTGatactatttatattttaacttttttttataattgtaacTAATGTGTAGaaagaaatatagtcaagtgagattttctTTGAATCGTTTGatcgtatactttcataatatcaaatttttataattttaagctaagcataatttaaaatataaatgatcaaaattatgCATTGAATTGTATAGAAATATAAGTGTTTGCTAAAATTAAAAGTGTTATTTAATAGTTTGTtggttttatttaatataattttattattggatTTCAGTCGTTTATAAGAGAAAGTtcatcataaaattaaaaatcaataaaaaagcTATTCATTATAAGTGATTTTGTTTTATATCCATTCTGTCTTATGGGAATTGTTTCAAACTTAAGTTTGATGTTTTTAAAGGcaataaaaaaatgtataaaaaaaataaattaaacgtatagattaaaaagggtaaatcaTGTTCAAAACTAGAGTTCTAACAATTTGTATTGGATGAACTTAAAAAGTACATTGTACGTAATTCATTTGGGACGGAAGGATTATGTAACAAAAAAATTCCACAGGAATCGGATCCTTAAAGAGTGATGTTAAGATTTGCTATTAACTTTTGAATACTAGCATTATCTCTTGTATAATAGTAGTATTATAAATACTTTTTCTAGCCTATGCATCACTTGGCTATATTTACTTATCTCTTTTTCCCTTTTCACaataaatttgtttaaaatgtacttattgtattaattattttctcatTATTTCCTACCACTTAATGCTTAATGCTATAATTTATCTGGTATAATTTTAGTAAGTTTGTATTGTAAAAAAGAGATAATTTACCTATACATAATAATTCTATCTTTTCTCAATTCGacttatatattatgtataattattataaacaaACTCACATatcatttatttctaattacttaatttgtaaataaagttTTTCAACTATTTAAGTAAATTTCcaattatttttgacaatttcgcatacatatacatacattgGGATTTCAAGAGTAAACACTATCTACCTTATCTTAATCATCAACCAAGCATGATTACAAGAGTATATGATTTAGGTGGTAAAACGATCTCGATTTGCAAGGTCGATTCAAAAGAGACAACCTAAGCTAAATAAGTCTATCCATGAAAAACTAAACAATCAATCTCAAAACTTaagaatctttttttttttttatcgaacATAAGAATCTATTATAAATGGTTATACTaaatttattaactaatttaaccAGCTAAAATTTTGTATGATTTATAAAGAAATTTGATAAATGGTTGTTGATAGGAATTGTTGACTGGtttaactaaataaaattgtaaaaatatttattaaaaattagttgttagctattgattttttattaaaaaacatGTGGATACAAGgtcaaaagcaaataaaaaaactactatcagtatttttaaatttttgcttAAAATTCGAATGGCAAAAATATTATACAATTTGACCATCGAAAAGTCAAAAACAAATGTTTAACAAAATGCCAATCAAAAATTCGTTACTCAAACACACCCTAGAGTAAATGCtagtttaaatttaaatagataTAAAAGCATGTTTAGCATAAAATTTACACAAATTCTCATGAGACTATTTTTAATGAGTTGGACCAATAtatacttataaccttaaagtaattacttacaatcttaaagtgatcacatataacttaaaagtaattaattacaACTTGAAAGTTATAACATCCCTACCCCATCAAACTGAAGGACGATGGTGACTATCTATGGAGGCTGATTGTTTTTAATGGGTTGGACCAATGtacacttataaccttaaagtgatcacttataatttataatcaCTTTATTAAAGTTTAACCCAGTGTATCACAAAAGTGGTCACTTATAACCTTAGACTGATCTTTTactatcttaaagtaatcaatcaTAACTTTTAAGTGATCACTAATTAGAAAATAGTCAGATTATATGTGTCGGCCTCATACAACATTTGCTGTAAAATTTATTGATCGAAATTTTAGTTTAAGTGATCGAATTCATTGATTTGAACAAAACACAATAGACATTGATACTTTATTGGTcgtaattcaaa
This Amaranthus tricolor cultivar Red isolate AtriRed21 chromosome 13, ASM2621246v1, whole genome shotgun sequence DNA region includes the following protein-coding sequences:
- the LOC130798360 gene encoding galactinol synthase 2-like, which produces MAPEIVKNTTVVDSLSYTTKSVSLPSRAYVTFLAGNGDYVKGVVGLIKGLRKVKSAYPLIVAVLPDVPEEHRRILISQGCIVREIEPVYPPENNTQFAHAYYVINYSKLRIWEFVEYEKLIYLDGDIQVYENIDHLFDLPNGYFYAVMDCFCEASWSKTPQYKIGYCQQCPEKVQWPTAELGPPPSLYFNAGFFVYEPSIPTYHDLLKTLKETPPTSFAEQDFLNMYFKDKFKALPIDYNLVLAFLWRHPDKVDLNKVKVVHYCAAGSKPWRYTGKEENMDREDIKMLVKKWWDIYNDPTLDYNPVLDPPTQTGTALHIKPFREALSQAGAVTYITAPSAA